TCGACTCGGTGAGCGGAATGGTCCTTGTGCAGGTTGACCAGATTATGGGACTCGCTCGCGGAAAAGGGTATGCCGCAGATATCTATCGGGCGCAACCGGTTGTGGGCATCGACTGCACGATCGGCCCCCCGGGCATTGGCGGCCAGCACCCGTACCCGGACGGGTTCAGCTATCGACGCCAGCACGTCTTCCGCATCCGCGAACTGTGGCGTCACCCGTGGCGATACGAGCGACGTCACATCGATCTCTCGCACCCCCGCGCGCACCACAGCCTCGAGAACCCTGAGCTTTTCACCGAGTGCCAACACCGTCGGCCATCCTTGAAGACCGTCCCGGAACCAGGTCTCGCAAACCTCCACCGCCATCGTTCTGCGCGTAGCCCGCGGCCAGTCACTTAGCACAGGTCGGCTGTCGTCCATTAGGTCTGGACGCTCCTTGGTTTCGAGCAGCGCTTCCACTTCCCTGAGCTAGCGTCCAAGGTTATCAACATGGGCGTTGACGGTCAACGCTTAGTCAACGCATACGTTGACGCGCTGCAAAGGGAAGGGTACGGTGGGTTGGGCTTCTAGACCGCTCCCTGGAGAGCTGTGTTCGATCTCGACTTAACCGATGCGCAGCGCGACCTGGTCTCCGCCGTAGAGTCGGCGTGCGGGGGCTTCGCCGACGACTACTGGACAGCGCACGATCAAGGCCACCTGTTCCCGCACGAGTTCTTTGCGGCCATGGTCGAGCTCGGCATCGTCGGCATGCTGGCTCAGCCGGAATACGGTGGGGGCGGCGGATCCATCGAGGATGCTGCCTTGGCGCTGCAGGCTATTGCGGCGAGCGGTGCCGGGATCAATGGGTGCTCCGCGATTCACCTGTCCATGTTCGGCTTCCATCCTGTTGTGCGTTGGGGAAGTCCCGCGCTTCAAAAGAAGTACCTCCCTCGGGTGGCAGCCGGAGAGATCCACGTCTCTTTCAGCATCACCGAACCAGATGCGGGTAGCGACACTGGGCGCATTTCGACCCGGGCGGAACGCACTACGGACGGCTGGCTGATTCGCGGCAGAAAGGTCTGGATGACGAAGGGGCTGGAGTCTTCGGCGGCCTTGGTGCTCGCGCGGACGAGCGGGATCGGTGAAACCCCACGGCCGATCGACGGGTTGTCACTGTTCGTCGTAGATCTTGATCCGAATTACGTGCAAATACGGCCTATCGACAAGATGGGTCGTAACGCCGTCGCGAGCTGCGAAGTTGTGTTCGACGGCCTCCCTGTTCCAAGTGAGAATCTTGTCGGTGAAGTCGGGAAGGGCTTCTACCATCTGCTCGACGGCCTTAACCCTGAACGTATCCTGGTCGCGGCAGAGGCCGTGGGCTTGGGCCGGGCGGCTCTCGCAAGAGCGAGCAGCTACGCGAGAGATCGGGTGGTCTTCAACCGTCCGATCGGGCAGAACCAGGGAATCCAGCATCCATTGGCCGATGCCCACATGCAACTGCTCTCGGCTGGGGCGATGGTCCGGGTGGCGGCGCGCCTCTATGACAAGGGGGCATCCTGTGCGGCCGAAGCAAATACCGCCAAGTTTCTGGCCGGACGGGCGGCGTTTTTTGCCTGTGATCGAGCCCTTCAGACCCACGGCGGCATGGGGTACGCCGTCGAATTCCAGGTAGAGCGCTTCTTTCGCGAGTCCCGCTTGCTGCGGATCGCCCCTGTCAGTGAGGAGC
This genomic stretch from Mycobacteriales bacterium harbors:
- a CDS encoding acyl-CoA dehydrogenase family protein is translated as MFDLDLTDAQRDLVSAVESACGGFADDYWTAHDQGHLFPHEFFAAMVELGIVGMLAQPEYGGGGGSIEDAALALQAIAASGAGINGCSAIHLSMFGFHPVVRWGSPALQKKYLPRVAAGEIHVSFSITEPDAGSDTGRISTRAERTTDGWLIRGRKVWMTKGLESSAALVLARTSGIGETPRPIDGLSLFVVDLDPNYVQIRPIDKMGRNAVASCEVVFDGLPVPSENLVGEVGKGFYHLLDGLNPERILVAAEAVGLGRAALARASSYARDRVVFNRPIGQNQGIQHPLADAHMQLLSAGAMVRVAARLYDKGASCAAEANTAKFLAGRAAFFACDRALQTHGGMGYAVEFQVERFFRESRLLRIAPVSEEQILNYIAERELRLPRSY